One Solanum pennellii chromosome 10, SPENNV200 genomic region harbors:
- the LOC107001181 gene encoding uncharacterized protein LOC107001181, with amino-acid sequence MRSKYPHLFERSGLGKHNHFLALSHPFTAKTEVGVFCKEIVRLYGLPRSILSDRDVVFTSAFLQELFCLSRTRLSARRTRSNVRDTAFHSMKAQSSLKTQADSKRSNLSFNVGDAVFLHLRPYLQKSSVKRLNENLSPRYFGTYKIVRRVGPVSYELQLPQTSKIHPIFHV; translated from the exons ATGAGGAGtaaatatcctcatctttttgagcgTTCAG GTTTAGGTAAACACAACCATTTTCTTGCTTTATCTCATCCCTTTACCGCTAAAACAGAGGTTGGGGTTTTCTGTAAGGAAATTGTCAGGTTGTATGGTTTACCTCGCTCCATTCTTTCAGATCGTGATGTTGTCTTCACAAGTGCATTTTTGCAGGAACTTTTTTGCCTTAGTCGCACTCGTCTTT CAGCTCGTAGGACGAGATCAAATGTTAGAGATACTGCATTCCATTCGATGAAGGCTCAATCTAGCTTGAAGACTCAAGCTGATTCCAAGCGGAGCAACTTATCTTTTAATGTGGGTGATGCTGTTTTCCTTCATTTGCGTCCTTATCTGCAAAAGAGTTCAGTCAAACGTCTTAATGAGAACCTTTCACCTCGATATTTTGGAACATACAAAATTGTTCGCAGAGTTGGTCCTGTTTCTTATGAATTGCAGCTGCCTCAAACATCTAAGATacatcctatttttcatgtctag